A single window of Cataglyphis hispanica isolate Lineage 1 chromosome 2, ULB_Chis1_1.0, whole genome shotgun sequence DNA harbors:
- the LOC126856426 gene encoding uncharacterized protein LOC126856426 isoform X4, whose protein sequence is MRRSSFDKHANAKRNVLSNTSYGLVCTKDADYKCGVKYSGASLSEKNYLQRSVSADNVVIRSRGYKPSDRHDPVKRNFLENLTSRILHFDMEGGETTPINLQKLLTPASDSHELLQSKNKKMFASSYFYAPTHPTVEDQVELARRISHSLSDVKNVKSKGQTMYVNRKKRSVKWIHDGNGLEDEEESVTTVHKDKLPLKCVMNPCGKVLDIQGIQALGEEVNIAPVPKNPEKLFDIVRDLNNQRGRGAEIFAKRRKRSEKWVVDQEQPQTPNTPVTPKTPTYPEKLLSEVNGNAKFVTPSLLTPHTPISSIDKPFYNPFTMDISVESVNTPITDRHQSRCNTNRCDHSSEVKKIYLREIAVGTDSDFPLDQSRSSIIEKSHRNAYESVNDRRTNIANYRSVANNNNRYINNSQSLRKSNFCNVQSYNNKDTGIQQRFDNKYDDNVIDNKIGNKQQSHMQNDNEENEYTPVPVKQLIQEFEKTCRPILQYKQISPKIIPIVQQCPLDNNIARFFETRNPTKYNNGEEEYARARENYERSAQLQSRYNGRLYDPRGNYERKLQPQCNGQFSARENYREGSAKLQSRYNGYVSTDESEYTTDDTDSEEEINNYPNAVASIDCGHSAPSALLNRCSRSEYSFAFEDEYSDTRRHSIASQELEALYASGTDARFVNTEAEIPPEAKSLMLSMVASQESIFETKKHLRSTPILDNLLGTATPECKISDVNSELGNKLYENNNYTGPKLSSLHNLTNYNTAPRGWDQSLTFYRPIKFEKPQEIMYSDF, encoded by the exons ATGAGGAGATCATCGTTTGATAA GCACGCTAACGCCAAGCGCAACGTTCTGAGCAACACGTCGTACGGGCTCGTCTGCACAAAGGATGCCGATTACAAGTGCGGCGTAAAGTACAGCGGTGCTTCTCTGTCGGAGAAGAATTATCTGCAACGTAGCGTATCCGCGGACAATGTTGTAATTCGCTCGCGCGGTTACAAACCATCTGACAGACACGATCCAGTCAAAAGAAACTTCCTTGAGAATCTCACTTCGAGAATATTGCACTTCGACATG GAAGGAGGCGAGACTACTccgattaatttacaaaagctACTTACACCGGCATCGGACTCTCATGAGCTATTGCAATCAAAAAATA agaaaatgttTGCGTCGTCGTACTTTTACGCACCGACGCATCCTACGGTCGAGGATCAAGTTGAACTCGCACGTCGGATCTCGCATTCGCTCAGCGACGTGAAAAACGTCAAGAGTAAAGGACAAACGATGTATGTGAATAGAAAAAAGCGATCTGTTAAGTGGATTCACGATGGAAACG GTCTCGAGGACGAAGAAGAATCAGTCACAACTGTTCATAAG GACAAACTACCCCTCAAATGCGTGATGAATCCATGCGGAAAAGTATTGGACATTCAGGGTATTCAGGCATTAGGCGAAGAAGTCAATATCGCGCCAGTACCAAAAAATCCTGAAAAGCTCTTCGACATTGTTCGCGACTTGAATAATCAAAGAGGACGCG GTGCCGAGATATTTGCGAAACGTAGGAAAAGATCGGAAAAGTGGGTGGTGGACCAAGAACAGCCGCAGACACCCAATACGCCTGTCACACCAAAAACGCCAACGTATCCAGAAAAATTGCTAAGT GAAGTTAACGGTAACGCGAAATTCGTGACGCCGTCATTGTTGACACCTCACACGCCAATCTCGAGCATTGATAAACCATTTTATAATCCCTTTACAATGGACATTTCCGTCGAAAGCGTGAATACGCCAATAACAG ACAGGCATCAATCGCGCTGCAATACTAATCGATGCGATCACTCGAGCGaggtaaaaaagatttatctgCGAGAAATTGCGGTCGGTACAGACTCCGATTTTCCTCTGGACCAATCTCGCTCATCTATCATTGAGAAGTCCCATCGTAACGCTTACGAATCTGTTAACGATCGACGTACTAATATCGCTAATTATCGCTCTGTCGccaataacaataatagatACATTAACAATTCTCAATCATTGAGGAAATCCAATTTTTGCAACGTGCAGAGCTATAATAACAAAGACACGGGAATTCAACAACGTTTCGATAACAAGTACGACGATAACGTGATCGACAATAAGATTGGAAATAAGCAACAGAGCCATATGCAGAAtgataatgaagaaaatgagTATACGCCTGTACCAGTAAAGCAATTGATACAAGAATTTGAGAAGACCTGTAGACCAATTCTGCAGTACAAGCAGATCAGTCCGAAGATCATTCCAATTGTACAACAATGTCCATTAGACAATAATATAGCGCGTTTTTTCGAGACGAGAAATCCTACCAAGTATAATAATGGAGAGGAAGAATATGCACG CGCACGCGAAAATTACGAAAGGTCTGCCCAATTACAATCGCGATATAATGGCCGATTATATGACCCGCGTGGAAATTACGAGAGGAAGCTGCAGCCCCAATGCAACGGTCAATTCAGTGCACGCGAGAACTACAGAGAAGGATCAGCGAAACTACAGTCCCGATACAACGGCTACGTTTCCACTGATGAAAGCGAATACACGACAGATGATACCGATTCCGAGGAAGAAATCAACAATTATCCAAACGCAGTTGCCTCTATAGATTGCGGCCATTCCGCACCGTCCGCCCTGTTGAATCGCTGCTCTCGCAGCGAGTATTCATTCGCGTTCGAGGACGAATATTCGGATACTCGACGTCATTCGATTGCCTCGCAGGAATTGGAAGCCCTTTATGCCAGCGGCACCGACGCGAGATTCGTTAACACCGAGGCTGAGATACCGCCCGAAGCGAAGTCGCTGATGCTCTCGATGGTCGCTTCGCAGGAGAGTATATTCGAGACAAAAAAACACCTTCGTAGCACGCCAATCTTGGATAATCTCTTAGGCACCGCTACGCCAGAGTGCAAAATCAGTGACGTTAATTCGGAATTAG GAAATAAACTGTACGAGAATAACAATTATACTGGACCAAAATTGAGCAGTCTTCACAATTTGACGAATTATAATACGGCACCGCGTGGATGGGATCAATCACTCACATTTTATCGGCCTATTAAATTCGAGAAACCACAGGAAATTATGTATTCCGATTTTTAG
- the LOC126856426 gene encoding uncharacterized protein LOC126856426 isoform X2: MTIPGRLPLAFKRHANAKRNVLSNTSYGLVCTKDADYKCGVKYSGASLSEKNYLQRSVSADNVVIRSRGYKPSDRHDPVKRNFLENLTSRILHFDMEGGETTPINLQKLLTPASDSHELLQSKNKKMFASSYFYAPTHPTVEDQVELARRISHSLSDVKNVKSKGQTMYVNRKKRSVKWIHDGNGLEDEEESVTTVHKDKLPLKCVMNPCGKVLDIQGIQALGEEVNIAPVPKNPEKLFDIVRDLNNQRGRGAEIFAKRRKRSEKWVVDQEQPQTPNTPVTPKTPTYPEKLLSEVNGNAKFVTPSLLTPHTPISSIDKPFYNPFTMDISVESVNTPITDRHQSRCNTNRCDHSSEVKKIYLREIAVGTDSDFPLDQSRSSIIEKSHRNAYESVNDRRTNIANYRSVANNNNRYINNSQSLRKSNFCNVQSYNNKDTGIQQRFDNKYDDNVIDNKIGNKQQSHMQNDNEENEYTPVPVKQLIQEFEKTCRPILQYKQISPKIIPIVQQCPLDNNIARFFETRNPTKYNNGEEEYARARENYERSAQLQSRYNGRLYDPRGNYERKLQPQCNGQFSARENYREGSAKLQSRYNGYVSTDESEYTTDDTDSEEEINNYPNAVASIDCGHSAPSALLNRCSRSEYSFAFEDEYSDTRRHSIASQELEALYASGTDARFVNTEAEIPPEAKSLMLSMVASQESIFETKKHLRSTPILDNLLGTATPECKISDVNSELGKLTCMRFCNPNVIATAIKHAKRSLTYILT; the protein is encoded by the exons ATGACGATTCCTGGTCGACTGCCTCTCGCGTTTAAACG GCACGCTAACGCCAAGCGCAACGTTCTGAGCAACACGTCGTACGGGCTCGTCTGCACAAAGGATGCCGATTACAAGTGCGGCGTAAAGTACAGCGGTGCTTCTCTGTCGGAGAAGAATTATCTGCAACGTAGCGTATCCGCGGACAATGTTGTAATTCGCTCGCGCGGTTACAAACCATCTGACAGACACGATCCAGTCAAAAGAAACTTCCTTGAGAATCTCACTTCGAGAATATTGCACTTCGACATG GAAGGAGGCGAGACTACTccgattaatttacaaaagctACTTACACCGGCATCGGACTCTCATGAGCTATTGCAATCAAAAAATA agaaaatgttTGCGTCGTCGTACTTTTACGCACCGACGCATCCTACGGTCGAGGATCAAGTTGAACTCGCACGTCGGATCTCGCATTCGCTCAGCGACGTGAAAAACGTCAAGAGTAAAGGACAAACGATGTATGTGAATAGAAAAAAGCGATCTGTTAAGTGGATTCACGATGGAAACG GTCTCGAGGACGAAGAAGAATCAGTCACAACTGTTCATAAG GACAAACTACCCCTCAAATGCGTGATGAATCCATGCGGAAAAGTATTGGACATTCAGGGTATTCAGGCATTAGGCGAAGAAGTCAATATCGCGCCAGTACCAAAAAATCCTGAAAAGCTCTTCGACATTGTTCGCGACTTGAATAATCAAAGAGGACGCG GTGCCGAGATATTTGCGAAACGTAGGAAAAGATCGGAAAAGTGGGTGGTGGACCAAGAACAGCCGCAGACACCCAATACGCCTGTCACACCAAAAACGCCAACGTATCCAGAAAAATTGCTAAGT GAAGTTAACGGTAACGCGAAATTCGTGACGCCGTCATTGTTGACACCTCACACGCCAATCTCGAGCATTGATAAACCATTTTATAATCCCTTTACAATGGACATTTCCGTCGAAAGCGTGAATACGCCAATAACAG ACAGGCATCAATCGCGCTGCAATACTAATCGATGCGATCACTCGAGCGaggtaaaaaagatttatctgCGAGAAATTGCGGTCGGTACAGACTCCGATTTTCCTCTGGACCAATCTCGCTCATCTATCATTGAGAAGTCCCATCGTAACGCTTACGAATCTGTTAACGATCGACGTACTAATATCGCTAATTATCGCTCTGTCGccaataacaataatagatACATTAACAATTCTCAATCATTGAGGAAATCCAATTTTTGCAACGTGCAGAGCTATAATAACAAAGACACGGGAATTCAACAACGTTTCGATAACAAGTACGACGATAACGTGATCGACAATAAGATTGGAAATAAGCAACAGAGCCATATGCAGAAtgataatgaagaaaatgagTATACGCCTGTACCAGTAAAGCAATTGATACAAGAATTTGAGAAGACCTGTAGACCAATTCTGCAGTACAAGCAGATCAGTCCGAAGATCATTCCAATTGTACAACAATGTCCATTAGACAATAATATAGCGCGTTTTTTCGAGACGAGAAATCCTACCAAGTATAATAATGGAGAGGAAGAATATGCACG CGCACGCGAAAATTACGAAAGGTCTGCCCAATTACAATCGCGATATAATGGCCGATTATATGACCCGCGTGGAAATTACGAGAGGAAGCTGCAGCCCCAATGCAACGGTCAATTCAGTGCACGCGAGAACTACAGAGAAGGATCAGCGAAACTACAGTCCCGATACAACGGCTACGTTTCCACTGATGAAAGCGAATACACGACAGATGATACCGATTCCGAGGAAGAAATCAACAATTATCCAAACGCAGTTGCCTCTATAGATTGCGGCCATTCCGCACCGTCCGCCCTGTTGAATCGCTGCTCTCGCAGCGAGTATTCATTCGCGTTCGAGGACGAATATTCGGATACTCGACGTCATTCGATTGCCTCGCAGGAATTGGAAGCCCTTTATGCCAGCGGCACCGACGCGAGATTCGTTAACACCGAGGCTGAGATACCGCCCGAAGCGAAGTCGCTGATGCTCTCGATGGTCGCTTCGCAGGAGAGTATATTCGAGACAAAAAAACACCTTCGTAGCACGCCAATCTTGGATAATCTCTTAGGCACCGCTACGCCAGAGTGCAAAATCAGTGACGTTAATTCGGAATTAGGCAAGTTAACATGCATGCGCTTTTGTAATCCTAATGTTATTGCCACTGCTATTAAACATGCAAAACGATCTTTAACATACATCCTCACATAA
- the LOC126856426 gene encoding uncharacterized protein LOC126856426 isoform X3: MEGGETTPINLQKLLTPASDSHELLQSKNKKMFASSYFYAPTHPTVEDQVELARRISHSLSDVKNVKSKGQTMYVNRKKRSVKWIHDGNGLEDEEESVTTVHKDKLPLKCVMNPCGKVLDIQGIQALGEEVNIAPVPKNPEKLFDIVRDLNNQRGRGAEIFAKRRKRSEKWVVDQEQPQTPNTPVTPKTPTYPEKLLSEVNGNAKFVTPSLLTPHTPISSIDKPFYNPFTMDISVESVNTPITDRHQSRCNTNRCDHSSEVKKIYLREIAVGTDSDFPLDQSRSSIIEKSHRNAYESVNDRRTNIANYRSVANNNNRYINNSQSLRKSNFCNVQSYNNKDTGIQQRFDNKYDDNVIDNKIGNKQQSHMQNDNEENEYTPVPVKQLIQEFEKTCRPILQYKQISPKIIPIVQQCPLDNNIARFFETRNPTKYNNGEEEYARARENYERSAQLQSRYNGRLYDPRGNYERKLQPQCNGQFSARENYREGSAKLQSRYNGYVSTDESEYTTDDTDSEEEINNYPNAVASIDCGHSAPSALLNRCSRSEYSFAFEDEYSDTRRHSIASQELEALYASGTDARFVNTEAEIPPEAKSLMLSMVASQESIFETKKHLRSTPILDNLLGTATPECKISDVNSELGKLTCMRFCNPNVIATAIKHAKRSLTYILT, translated from the exons ATG GAAGGAGGCGAGACTACTccgattaatttacaaaagctACTTACACCGGCATCGGACTCTCATGAGCTATTGCAATCAAAAAATA agaaaatgttTGCGTCGTCGTACTTTTACGCACCGACGCATCCTACGGTCGAGGATCAAGTTGAACTCGCACGTCGGATCTCGCATTCGCTCAGCGACGTGAAAAACGTCAAGAGTAAAGGACAAACGATGTATGTGAATAGAAAAAAGCGATCTGTTAAGTGGATTCACGATGGAAACG GTCTCGAGGACGAAGAAGAATCAGTCACAACTGTTCATAAG GACAAACTACCCCTCAAATGCGTGATGAATCCATGCGGAAAAGTATTGGACATTCAGGGTATTCAGGCATTAGGCGAAGAAGTCAATATCGCGCCAGTACCAAAAAATCCTGAAAAGCTCTTCGACATTGTTCGCGACTTGAATAATCAAAGAGGACGCG GTGCCGAGATATTTGCGAAACGTAGGAAAAGATCGGAAAAGTGGGTGGTGGACCAAGAACAGCCGCAGACACCCAATACGCCTGTCACACCAAAAACGCCAACGTATCCAGAAAAATTGCTAAGT GAAGTTAACGGTAACGCGAAATTCGTGACGCCGTCATTGTTGACACCTCACACGCCAATCTCGAGCATTGATAAACCATTTTATAATCCCTTTACAATGGACATTTCCGTCGAAAGCGTGAATACGCCAATAACAG ACAGGCATCAATCGCGCTGCAATACTAATCGATGCGATCACTCGAGCGaggtaaaaaagatttatctgCGAGAAATTGCGGTCGGTACAGACTCCGATTTTCCTCTGGACCAATCTCGCTCATCTATCATTGAGAAGTCCCATCGTAACGCTTACGAATCTGTTAACGATCGACGTACTAATATCGCTAATTATCGCTCTGTCGccaataacaataatagatACATTAACAATTCTCAATCATTGAGGAAATCCAATTTTTGCAACGTGCAGAGCTATAATAACAAAGACACGGGAATTCAACAACGTTTCGATAACAAGTACGACGATAACGTGATCGACAATAAGATTGGAAATAAGCAACAGAGCCATATGCAGAAtgataatgaagaaaatgagTATACGCCTGTACCAGTAAAGCAATTGATACAAGAATTTGAGAAGACCTGTAGACCAATTCTGCAGTACAAGCAGATCAGTCCGAAGATCATTCCAATTGTACAACAATGTCCATTAGACAATAATATAGCGCGTTTTTTCGAGACGAGAAATCCTACCAAGTATAATAATGGAGAGGAAGAATATGCACG CGCACGCGAAAATTACGAAAGGTCTGCCCAATTACAATCGCGATATAATGGCCGATTATATGACCCGCGTGGAAATTACGAGAGGAAGCTGCAGCCCCAATGCAACGGTCAATTCAGTGCACGCGAGAACTACAGAGAAGGATCAGCGAAACTACAGTCCCGATACAACGGCTACGTTTCCACTGATGAAAGCGAATACACGACAGATGATACCGATTCCGAGGAAGAAATCAACAATTATCCAAACGCAGTTGCCTCTATAGATTGCGGCCATTCCGCACCGTCCGCCCTGTTGAATCGCTGCTCTCGCAGCGAGTATTCATTCGCGTTCGAGGACGAATATTCGGATACTCGACGTCATTCGATTGCCTCGCAGGAATTGGAAGCCCTTTATGCCAGCGGCACCGACGCGAGATTCGTTAACACCGAGGCTGAGATACCGCCCGAAGCGAAGTCGCTGATGCTCTCGATGGTCGCTTCGCAGGAGAGTATATTCGAGACAAAAAAACACCTTCGTAGCACGCCAATCTTGGATAATCTCTTAGGCACCGCTACGCCAGAGTGCAAAATCAGTGACGTTAATTCGGAATTAGGCAAGTTAACATGCATGCGCTTTTGTAATCCTAATGTTATTGCCACTGCTATTAAACATGCAAAACGATCTTTAACATACATCCTCACATAA
- the LOC126856426 gene encoding uncharacterized protein LOC126856426 isoform X1: MEDPYRVANVSNIRRHANAKRNVLSNTSYGLVCTKDADYKCGVKYSGASLSEKNYLQRSVSADNVVIRSRGYKPSDRHDPVKRNFLENLTSRILHFDMEGGETTPINLQKLLTPASDSHELLQSKNKKMFASSYFYAPTHPTVEDQVELARRISHSLSDVKNVKSKGQTMYVNRKKRSVKWIHDGNGLEDEEESVTTVHKDKLPLKCVMNPCGKVLDIQGIQALGEEVNIAPVPKNPEKLFDIVRDLNNQRGRGAEIFAKRRKRSEKWVVDQEQPQTPNTPVTPKTPTYPEKLLSEVNGNAKFVTPSLLTPHTPISSIDKPFYNPFTMDISVESVNTPITDRHQSRCNTNRCDHSSEVKKIYLREIAVGTDSDFPLDQSRSSIIEKSHRNAYESVNDRRTNIANYRSVANNNNRYINNSQSLRKSNFCNVQSYNNKDTGIQQRFDNKYDDNVIDNKIGNKQQSHMQNDNEENEYTPVPVKQLIQEFEKTCRPILQYKQISPKIIPIVQQCPLDNNIARFFETRNPTKYNNGEEEYARARENYERSAQLQSRYNGRLYDPRGNYERKLQPQCNGQFSARENYREGSAKLQSRYNGYVSTDESEYTTDDTDSEEEINNYPNAVASIDCGHSAPSALLNRCSRSEYSFAFEDEYSDTRRHSIASQELEALYASGTDARFVNTEAEIPPEAKSLMLSMVASQESIFETKKHLRSTPILDNLLGTATPECKISDVNSELGKLTCMRFCNPNVIATAIKHAKRSLTYILT, encoded by the exons ATGGAGGATCCGTATCGTGTTGCGAACGTTTCGAATATCCGCAGGCACGCTAACGCCAAGCGCAACGTTCTGAGCAACACGTCGTACGGGCTCGTCTGCACAAAGGATGCCGATTACAAGTGCGGCGTAAAGTACAGCGGTGCTTCTCTGTCGGAGAAGAATTATCTGCAACGTAGCGTATCCGCGGACAATGTTGTAATTCGCTCGCGCGGTTACAAACCATCTGACAGACACGATCCAGTCAAAAGAAACTTCCTTGAGAATCTCACTTCGAGAATATTGCACTTCGACATG GAAGGAGGCGAGACTACTccgattaatttacaaaagctACTTACACCGGCATCGGACTCTCATGAGCTATTGCAATCAAAAAATA agaaaatgttTGCGTCGTCGTACTTTTACGCACCGACGCATCCTACGGTCGAGGATCAAGTTGAACTCGCACGTCGGATCTCGCATTCGCTCAGCGACGTGAAAAACGTCAAGAGTAAAGGACAAACGATGTATGTGAATAGAAAAAAGCGATCTGTTAAGTGGATTCACGATGGAAACG GTCTCGAGGACGAAGAAGAATCAGTCACAACTGTTCATAAG GACAAACTACCCCTCAAATGCGTGATGAATCCATGCGGAAAAGTATTGGACATTCAGGGTATTCAGGCATTAGGCGAAGAAGTCAATATCGCGCCAGTACCAAAAAATCCTGAAAAGCTCTTCGACATTGTTCGCGACTTGAATAATCAAAGAGGACGCG GTGCCGAGATATTTGCGAAACGTAGGAAAAGATCGGAAAAGTGGGTGGTGGACCAAGAACAGCCGCAGACACCCAATACGCCTGTCACACCAAAAACGCCAACGTATCCAGAAAAATTGCTAAGT GAAGTTAACGGTAACGCGAAATTCGTGACGCCGTCATTGTTGACACCTCACACGCCAATCTCGAGCATTGATAAACCATTTTATAATCCCTTTACAATGGACATTTCCGTCGAAAGCGTGAATACGCCAATAACAG ACAGGCATCAATCGCGCTGCAATACTAATCGATGCGATCACTCGAGCGaggtaaaaaagatttatctgCGAGAAATTGCGGTCGGTACAGACTCCGATTTTCCTCTGGACCAATCTCGCTCATCTATCATTGAGAAGTCCCATCGTAACGCTTACGAATCTGTTAACGATCGACGTACTAATATCGCTAATTATCGCTCTGTCGccaataacaataatagatACATTAACAATTCTCAATCATTGAGGAAATCCAATTTTTGCAACGTGCAGAGCTATAATAACAAAGACACGGGAATTCAACAACGTTTCGATAACAAGTACGACGATAACGTGATCGACAATAAGATTGGAAATAAGCAACAGAGCCATATGCAGAAtgataatgaagaaaatgagTATACGCCTGTACCAGTAAAGCAATTGATACAAGAATTTGAGAAGACCTGTAGACCAATTCTGCAGTACAAGCAGATCAGTCCGAAGATCATTCCAATTGTACAACAATGTCCATTAGACAATAATATAGCGCGTTTTTTCGAGACGAGAAATCCTACCAAGTATAATAATGGAGAGGAAGAATATGCACG CGCACGCGAAAATTACGAAAGGTCTGCCCAATTACAATCGCGATATAATGGCCGATTATATGACCCGCGTGGAAATTACGAGAGGAAGCTGCAGCCCCAATGCAACGGTCAATTCAGTGCACGCGAGAACTACAGAGAAGGATCAGCGAAACTACAGTCCCGATACAACGGCTACGTTTCCACTGATGAAAGCGAATACACGACAGATGATACCGATTCCGAGGAAGAAATCAACAATTATCCAAACGCAGTTGCCTCTATAGATTGCGGCCATTCCGCACCGTCCGCCCTGTTGAATCGCTGCTCTCGCAGCGAGTATTCATTCGCGTTCGAGGACGAATATTCGGATACTCGACGTCATTCGATTGCCTCGCAGGAATTGGAAGCCCTTTATGCCAGCGGCACCGACGCGAGATTCGTTAACACCGAGGCTGAGATACCGCCCGAAGCGAAGTCGCTGATGCTCTCGATGGTCGCTTCGCAGGAGAGTATATTCGAGACAAAAAAACACCTTCGTAGCACGCCAATCTTGGATAATCTCTTAGGCACCGCTACGCCAGAGTGCAAAATCAGTGACGTTAATTCGGAATTAGGCAAGTTAACATGCATGCGCTTTTGTAATCCTAATGTTATTGCCACTGCTATTAAACATGCAAAACGATCTTTAACATACATCCTCACATAA